The following proteins come from a genomic window of Microtus ochrogaster isolate Prairie Vole_2 chromosome 7, MicOch1.0, whole genome shotgun sequence:
- the Mfap3 gene encoding microfibril-associated glycoprotein 3: MKLHHCLSILVLVTLLPAAMVLGDVGANHSSHNASFLPSFELPARSYSSDDVIIAKEGTNVSLECLLTMDQYGDVHWYNSKGRRLHGRDGKWLVSDNFLNITNVAFDDRGLYTCVVTSPTHASYSVTLRVIFTSGDMSVYYMVVCLIAFTITLILNVTRLCLMSTHLRKTEKAINEFFRTEGAEKLQKAFEIAKRIPIITSAKTLELAKVTQFKTMEFARYIEELARSVPLPPLILNCRAFVEEMFEAVRVDDPDDMGERIKERPALDTQGGIYVINPELGRSNSPGGDSDDGSLSEQGQEIAVQVSVHPQSETKSIGTDSQDSSNFCTSDEPAPAEGSTHC; encoded by the exons ATGAAGCTGCATCATTGTCTGTCCATCTTAGTGTTGGTCACTCTTCTGCCAGCTGCTATGGTTTTGGGAGATGTGGGAGCAAATCATAGTTCCCACAATGCATCATTTCTCCCGAGCTTTGAACTCCCAGCACGTTCCTACTCTAGTGATGATGTCATCATAGCCAAAGAGGGAACAAACGTTTCCCTGGAGTGTCTTCTCACGATGGATCAATATGGAGATGTCCACTGGTACAACTCAAAAGGACGGCGGCTACATGGCAGAG ATGGAAAATGGTTGGTTTctgacaacttcctaaatattacCAATGTAGCCTTCGATGACCGTGGGCTCTATACATGTGTCGTCACCTCTCCAACTCATGCCTCCTACTCAGTCACCCTCCGTGTGATCTTCACCTCTGGGGACATGAGTGTCTACTACATGGTTGTCTGCCTGATCGCCTTCACAATCACACTCATCCTGAATGTCACTCGGCTATGCCTGATGAGCACCCATCTCCGAAAGACCGAGAAGGCCATCAATGAGTTCTTCAGGACTGAAGGGGCTGAAAAGCTCCAGAAGGCCTTTGAGATAGCAAAGCGCATCCCCATCATCACCTCAGCCAAAACCCTGGAGCTTGCCAAGGTCACCCAGTTTAAGACCATGGAGTTTGCCCGCTACATTGAAGAACTGGCCAGAAgtgtccctctcccacccctcatTCTGAACTGTCGGGCCTTTGTTGAGGAAATGTTTGAGGCTGTGCGAGTGGATGACCCTGATGACATGGGAGAGAGAATTAAGGAGAGGCCAGCCTTGGACACTCAAGGTGGCATCTATGTGATTAACCCAGAGCTGGGACGCAGTAACTCACCTGGTGGGGATTCAGATGATGGCTCTCTCAGTGAGCAAGGCCAGGAGATAGCAGTGCAGGTGTCTGTCCACCCTCAGTCAGAGACCAAAAGTATTGGGACAGATTCTCAAGACAGCAGCAATTTCTGCACATCCGATGAGCCTGCACCTGCTGAGGGCAGCACTCACTGCTGA